A genomic region of Marinobacter szutsaonensis contains the following coding sequences:
- the ubiG gene encoding bifunctional 2-polyprenyl-6-hydroxyphenol methylase/3-demethylubiquinol 3-O-methyltransferase UbiG → MTNQNVDRNEIAKFEALASRWWDPSSEFKPLHDINPLRLNYIDERVSLAGKKVLDVGCGGGLLSEGMAQRGAHVTGIDMGEAPLSVAKLHGLESGIQVDYRQTTVEDLARDADQAGQYDVVTCLEMLEHVPDPASVIRACAAMLKPGGHLFVSTINRNPKSFLFAIVGAEYVLNMLPKGTHEWKKFIRPSEMSDHLRHAGLEVQELTGMTYNPITKVYKLGRDVDVNYLMHARDSRDD, encoded by the coding sequence ATGACCAATCAGAACGTAGACCGGAATGAAATTGCCAAATTCGAGGCCCTGGCCAGTCGCTGGTGGGATCCCTCCAGCGAGTTCAAGCCGCTGCACGACATCAACCCGCTGCGTCTGAACTACATCGACGAGCGGGTCTCCCTCGCCGGCAAGAAGGTGCTGGACGTAGGTTGTGGCGGCGGCCTGCTGTCCGAAGGCATGGCCCAGCGCGGGGCCCACGTCACCGGTATCGACATGGGCGAAGCGCCGCTGTCCGTGGCCAAACTCCACGGCCTGGAAAGCGGCATCCAGGTGGACTACCGGCAAACCACGGTCGAAGACCTGGCCCGTGACGCGGACCAGGCCGGACAGTATGACGTGGTCACCTGCCTGGAGATGCTCGAACACGTGCCGGACCCGGCCTCGGTGATCCGGGCCTGCGCTGCCATGCTCAAGCCAGGCGGGCACCTGTTCGTGTCCACCATCAACCGGAACCCGAAGTCTTTCCTGTTTGCCATCGTTGGCGCCGAGTATGTGCTGAACATGCTGCCCAAGGGCACCCACGAGTGGAAGAAGTTCATTCGCCCCTCGGAAATGTCCGACCACCTGCGCCACGCCGGCCTGGAAGTCCAGGAACTGACCGGCATGACCTACAACCCGATCACCAAGGTCTACAAACTCGGCCGGGACGTGGACGTGAACTACCTCATGCACGCCAGGGATTCCCGTGACGACTGA
- the rdgC gene encoding recombination-associated protein RdgC: MWFRNARVFRFTKPFDISPEELEEKLQADAFKPCGPQETSRQGWVAPLGKHGEQLVHSANGYHLISLRKEEKILPGPVVKEAVEERAEAIEIEQGRKVRRKEKDEIKEQVMLEMLPQAFSKNRRCYAYLAPQDGVLVVDAGSAKQAEDLASTLRKSLGSLPVRPPAVEQSPAFTFTGWLNESIDLPASIALGSECELKDPSEDGGVVRCKGLDLKADEIRNHLEAGMQVTKLAVTWDDNVSFVLDEELGIRRLKFGETLQEQLDDVDADDAVAKFDAAFSLMTLELSRMIPGLLEALGGEDRSAIVEE, encoded by the coding sequence ATGTGGTTTCGTAATGCCCGTGTATTCCGTTTCACCAAGCCGTTCGATATTTCCCCGGAAGAGCTGGAAGAGAAGCTCCAGGCCGACGCCTTCAAACCCTGCGGCCCCCAGGAAACCAGCCGGCAGGGCTGGGTGGCACCGTTGGGCAAGCATGGTGAGCAATTGGTGCACAGCGCCAACGGCTATCACCTGATCTCCCTGCGCAAGGAAGAGAAGATCCTGCCGGGCCCGGTGGTGAAGGAAGCCGTGGAAGAGCGGGCCGAGGCTATCGAGATCGAGCAGGGTCGTAAGGTCCGCCGCAAGGAAAAAGACGAAATCAAGGAACAGGTGATGCTGGAAATGCTGCCCCAGGCCTTTTCCAAGAACCGTCGTTGCTACGCCTACCTGGCACCCCAGGACGGTGTTCTGGTGGTGGATGCCGGCTCTGCCAAGCAGGCGGAGGATCTGGCCTCGACCCTGCGCAAGAGCCTGGGTTCCCTGCCGGTGCGCCCGCCGGCGGTCGAGCAGTCACCGGCTTTCACTTTTACCGGCTGGCTGAACGAATCCATCGACCTGCCGGCGAGCATTGCCCTGGGCAGCGAGTGTGAGCTGAAAGATCCCTCCGAAGACGGCGGCGTGGTGCGCTGCAAGGGACTCGACCTGAAAGCCGACGAAATCCGCAACCACCTGGAGGCCGGCATGCAGGTCACCAAGCTTGCCGTGACCTGGGACGACAACGTCTCCTTCGTGCTGGACGAAGAACTGGGCATCCGCCGCCTCAAGTTCGGCGAGACCCTGCAGGAGCAGCTGGATGACGTTGACGCCGATGATGCCGTGGCCAAGTTTGACGCCGCCTTCAGCCTGATGACACTGGAGCTGTCGCGGATGATTCCTGGGTTGCTGGAAGCGCTCGGCGGCGAAGACCGCTCGGCGATTGTCGAAGAGTGA
- a CDS encoding GNAT family N-acetyltransferase encodes MSTRYLESLFNPSSIVVIGASERADNLGGMVLRNLLGGGYPTEKLLVINQSGYDNVHGVPCVPKVAKMDFSPDLAIICTPPDTVAKAIKRLGEAGVRTAIVMTGGMSRTHSKTGQPLMYSVREAAKETGIRVLGPNTIGLMVPARSLNATYAHMGAIPGRVAFVGQSGTIASSVLDWAFARGVGFSYFLTLGDGMDIDHDDLIDYLAQDTQTRAILLHIENVPNPRRFMSAVRVASRTKPVIAVKSGRVPESEWFHHELPAGLKRSDPIYDAMLQRAGVLRVDGLGQMFDALETLTRMRPLRRESLAIMANGVGPGVLAVDRLADLGGELAELSEQSIEALAELLPPYWTRKNPIDLNYDASPELYAQAIKILAKDPEVANVLVMYAPSLTEDSLQIADAVVQASKGTRLNVFTCWLGQSTVMESREEFYRAGIPSFFNPEKAVMAFMQHVRHQRVQRLLTETPESFTDHFADRTRPRRLVANALRSGRKHLSNREARDVIRDYGINTIDTIYCDDIEEVLEAFAVERRPVDITIVHEQACHPFLDLSPTQRRYKGTVKKLNSEAAIMDSCRFLMEEYQEHFPNSGFLGFAVQRSYQHVGGVEFSVGITRDSEFGPLVVCGASGAQINVMTDRQIALPPLNMVLARELLRRTYMYKLLKEHSLKPEEDIRAVSETLVTLSQIVIDIPEIKGLEISPLLFNESGAVAVNIAINLDDTPTRPIIQPYPRELEEWIVLPKSGRRVIIRPVLAEDEPAHREFHEHQSPESIRYRFFQYRKHFSREDVAQMVQIDYDREMVFIANAPREDGEGEETLGTVRTWTDADNLRCEFAVMVDDKMKGEGLGVALMQKMIDYCRARGTVEMIGNVLPDNRPMLQLAEHLGFEIKYNTEEEVMDLRLVLNEPEKDWQKERLKKRGAHL; translated from the coding sequence TTGAGCACCCGTTACCTGGAAAGTCTTTTCAACCCCAGCTCCATTGTCGTGATCGGTGCCTCCGAGCGCGCCGACAACCTGGGTGGTATGGTCCTGCGGAACCTTCTCGGTGGCGGCTATCCCACGGAAAAGCTGCTGGTGATCAACCAGAGTGGCTACGACAACGTCCACGGCGTGCCTTGCGTGCCCAAGGTGGCGAAGATGGACTTCTCGCCGGACCTTGCCATTATCTGTACCCCGCCCGATACCGTCGCGAAAGCCATCAAACGCCTGGGCGAGGCTGGGGTTCGAACCGCCATCGTGATGACCGGTGGTATGTCCCGGACCCACAGTAAGACCGGGCAGCCGCTGATGTACTCTGTGCGTGAAGCCGCCAAGGAGACCGGCATCCGTGTGCTGGGGCCGAACACCATCGGCCTGATGGTACCGGCCCGGAGCCTGAACGCCACGTACGCCCACATGGGCGCCATTCCCGGGCGGGTGGCCTTTGTGGGCCAGAGCGGCACTATTGCCAGTTCGGTACTGGACTGGGCCTTTGCCCGGGGCGTGGGGTTTTCCTATTTCCTGACCCTGGGCGATGGTATGGACATCGATCACGACGACCTGATCGATTACCTGGCCCAGGACACCCAGACCCGCGCCATCCTGCTGCACATCGAGAACGTCCCCAACCCCCGGCGCTTCATGTCGGCGGTGCGGGTGGCGTCCCGTACCAAACCGGTGATCGCAGTGAAGTCCGGCCGGGTGCCCGAATCCGAATGGTTCCATCATGAATTGCCTGCCGGCCTCAAACGCAGTGATCCTATCTACGATGCCATGCTGCAGCGGGCCGGTGTGCTGCGGGTGGATGGCCTGGGGCAGATGTTCGACGCCCTGGAAACCCTGACCCGCATGCGCCCGTTGCGCCGGGAGTCCCTGGCGATCATGGCCAACGGGGTCGGCCCGGGGGTGCTGGCGGTGGACCGGCTGGCGGACCTGGGCGGCGAGCTGGCGGAGCTGTCGGAGCAGAGTATTGAAGCCCTGGCCGAACTGTTGCCCCCGTACTGGACCCGCAAGAACCCCATCGACCTGAACTACGATGCCTCTCCCGAGCTTTACGCCCAGGCCATCAAGATCCTGGCCAAGGATCCGGAAGTGGCCAATGTGCTGGTGATGTACGCGCCCAGTCTGACCGAGGACAGCCTGCAGATCGCCGATGCCGTGGTGCAGGCCTCGAAGGGCACACGCCTGAACGTGTTCACCTGTTGGCTCGGCCAGAGCACGGTGATGGAGTCGCGGGAGGAATTCTACCGGGCTGGGATACCGTCCTTCTTCAATCCGGAGAAGGCGGTGATGGCGTTCATGCAGCATGTCCGGCACCAGCGCGTGCAGCGTCTGCTGACCGAGACCCCGGAGTCTTTCACCGACCATTTCGCCGACCGGACCCGGCCCCGCCGCCTCGTGGCCAATGCCCTGCGTTCAGGGCGGAAGCATCTCTCCAACCGGGAAGCCCGGGACGTCATCCGAGATTACGGCATCAATACCATCGACACCATTTACTGCGACGACATCGAGGAGGTGCTGGAAGCCTTCGCGGTGGAGCGCCGGCCGGTGGACATTACCATTGTGCATGAGCAGGCCTGCCACCCGTTCCTGGACCTGAGCCCGACCCAGCGCCGCTACAAGGGCACGGTGAAGAAGCTTAACAGCGAGGCGGCGATCATGGATTCCTGCCGCTTCCTGATGGAGGAATACCAGGAGCATTTCCCGAACAGTGGATTCCTGGGTTTTGCGGTCCAGCGCTCCTACCAGCATGTGGGCGGGGTGGAATTCAGCGTGGGCATTACCCGGGATTCCGAGTTCGGGCCGCTGGTGGTGTGCGGGGCCTCGGGCGCCCAGATCAATGTGATGACCGACCGCCAGATTGCGCTGCCGCCGCTGAACATGGTGCTGGCCCGTGAGCTGCTGCGGCGCACCTACATGTACAAGCTCCTGAAGGAGCACAGCCTCAAGCCGGAGGAGGACATCCGGGCGGTGTCCGAAACCCTGGTGACCCTGTCCCAGATCGTGATCGATATTCCCGAGATCAAGGGGCTGGAGATCTCGCCGCTGCTGTTCAATGAGAGCGGGGCGGTGGCGGTCAACATCGCCATCAATCTCGATGACACACCGACCAGACCGATTATCCAGCCCTATCCCCGGGAGCTGGAGGAGTGGATTGTGCTGCCCAAATCCGGCCGCCGGGTCATCATCCGGCCGGTGCTGGCGGAGGATGAGCCGGCGCACCGGGAGTTTCATGAGCACCAGTCGCCGGAATCGATCCGCTACCGGTTCTTCCAGTACCGCAAGCACTTCTCCCGGGAAGACGTGGCCCAGATGGTGCAGATCGACTACGACCGGGAGATGGTGTTCATCGCCAATGCGCCCCGGGAAGATGGCGAAGGCGAGGAAACCCTGGGCACCGTGCGTACCTGGACCGACGCCGACAACCTGCGCTGCGAGTTTGCGGTGATGGTGGATGACAAGATGAAGGGCGAAGGGTTGGGCGTGGCGCTGATGCAGAAGATGATCGATTACTGCCGGGCCCGCGGCACCGTGGAGATGATCGGCAACGTGCTGCCGGATAACCGGCCGATGCTGCAGCTGGCGGAGCATCTCGGTTTCGAGATCAAGTACAACACCGAGGAAGAGGTGATGGATCTTCGGCTGGTGCTGAACGAGCCGGAGAAGGATTGGCAGAAGGAGCGGCTGAAGAAGCGCGGGGCGCATTTGTAG
- the mtnA gene encoding S-methyl-5-thioribose-1-phosphate isomerase gives MRWHGHSLELLDQRLLPTEEHWITSEGASGVAQCIRDMVVRGAPAIGISAAYGVALAARHAGGGDWKAEIRQAIRELAESRPTAVNLFWALQRMERVFHECHSLDEAVKRLAAEAQSIHEEDLEANFAMADHALEFMNPDKPISVLTHCNTGALATGGYGTALGVIRRLHEKKLLRSVYADETRPWLQGSRLTAWELSRDGIPVTLNADGAAAAILASGKVKWIVVGADRITANGDVANKIGTYSLAVLARHHKVGFMVVAPSSTVDMSLASGRDIPIEERDGTEVREIRGIPLAPPGVQVFNPVFDVTPASLIDAIVTEKGVIHNPNITGMRALFG, from the coding sequence ATGCGCTGGCACGGGCACTCCCTGGAATTACTGGATCAGCGGTTGCTGCCAACGGAGGAACACTGGATTACCTCGGAAGGCGCTTCGGGCGTTGCCCAGTGTATCCGGGACATGGTGGTCCGGGGCGCCCCGGCGATCGGTATCAGCGCCGCCTACGGCGTTGCCCTGGCAGCTCGTCATGCAGGTGGCGGCGACTGGAAGGCGGAGATCCGGCAGGCCATCCGCGAGCTGGCGGAATCCCGGCCGACAGCGGTGAACCTGTTCTGGGCGTTGCAGCGGATGGAGAGGGTGTTCCACGAGTGCCATTCCCTGGATGAGGCCGTCAAACGCCTGGCCGCAGAGGCCCAAAGCATCCACGAGGAAGACCTGGAAGCCAATTTCGCCATGGCGGATCATGCCCTGGAATTCATGAACCCGGACAAGCCGATATCGGTGCTGACCCACTGCAATACCGGGGCTCTGGCCACCGGTGGCTATGGCACTGCCCTGGGCGTCATCCGCCGGCTGCACGAGAAAAAGCTGCTCCGGAGTGTTTATGCCGATGAAACCCGGCCCTGGTTGCAGGGTAGCCGGCTGACAGCATGGGAGCTGTCTCGGGATGGCATTCCGGTGACCCTCAATGCCGACGGGGCAGCTGCTGCCATCCTGGCCAGCGGCAAGGTGAAATGGATCGTGGTGGGCGCAGACCGGATTACCGCCAACGGTGACGTCGCCAACAAGATTGGTACATACAGCCTCGCGGTATTGGCCCGCCACCACAAGGTCGGATTCATGGTGGTGGCGCCTTCCAGTACGGTAGATATGTCCCTGGCTTCCGGCCGCGATATTCCTATCGAGGAGCGGGACGGCACCGAAGTGCGAGAGATACGGGGCATTCCGTTGGCGCCGCCGGGTGTGCAGGTATTCAATCCGGTGTTTGATGTGACGCCGGCCAGTCTGATCGACGCCATCGTTACCGAGAAAGGCGTCATCCACAATCCCAACATCACCGGGATGCGTGCCTTATTTGGTTGA
- a CDS encoding YciK family oxidoreductase, which yields MQDYQAPADLLQDRIVMVTGAGSGIGRAAAKAYAAHGATVILLGRTVSKLEEVYDEIEAAGHPKPAIVPMNFEGAAVKEYEELAMTIEDNFGRLDGLLHNAAILGNRSPVELYDPEMWNKVMHVNATAPFLLSRAMIPLLRKSDDASVVFTSSGVGRKAKAYWGAYAVSKFAVEGLSQLLADELDDERHNIRVNSLNPGATRTNMRAKAYPAENPQQNPAPEDLMPIYLYLMGKDSQGVNGQQLDAQPKK from the coding sequence ATGCAAGATTACCAAGCACCCGCCGATCTTCTGCAGGACCGCATCGTGATGGTGACGGGTGCCGGCAGCGGAATCGGACGCGCTGCCGCCAAAGCCTATGCTGCCCACGGCGCCACCGTCATACTGTTGGGTCGGACCGTGTCGAAACTTGAAGAGGTCTACGACGAAATTGAAGCCGCCGGCCACCCCAAGCCAGCCATCGTCCCGATGAATTTCGAGGGTGCTGCGGTGAAGGAATACGAAGAGCTGGCGATGACCATAGAGGACAATTTTGGTCGTCTCGATGGCTTGCTCCATAACGCCGCTATCCTCGGCAACCGGAGCCCGGTCGAACTGTACGATCCGGAAATGTGGAATAAGGTGATGCACGTGAACGCCACGGCGCCGTTCCTGCTGAGCCGTGCGATGATTCCCCTGCTCCGCAAATCCGATGACGCCTCGGTGGTTTTCACCTCTTCCGGCGTGGGCCGGAAGGCCAAGGCCTACTGGGGCGCCTACGCCGTCTCCAAGTTCGCCGTTGAGGGTCTGAGCCAGCTGCTGGCCGATGAGCTGGACGACGAGCGCCACAACATCCGCGTCAACAGCCTGAACCCGGGTGCCACCCGGACCAATATGCGCGCCAAAGCCTACCCCGCGGAAAACCCGCAGCAAAACCCGGCGCCGGAAGACCTGATGCCCATTTACCTGTACCTGATGGGCAAGGACAGTCAGGGCGTCAACGGCCAACAACTGGACGCGCAGCCCAAAAAATAA
- a CDS encoding DUF2788 domain-containing protein → MNEAVFSQIAMLVFLTGLIIWMGFIVWDLAKKSQAGKFGTIALFTVLGAGVVGFIVKTVLVEIMQI, encoded by the coding sequence ATGAACGAAGCAGTCTTTTCCCAGATCGCCATGCTGGTGTTTCTGACCGGCCTGATTATCTGGATGGGTTTCATCGTCTGGGACCTTGCCAAGAAATCCCAGGCTGGCAAGTTTGGTACCATTGCCCTGTTTACCGTACTTGGCGCCGGCGTGGTCGGTTTTATCGTCAAGACGGTGCTGGTCGAGATCATGCAAATATAG
- the yaaA gene encoding peroxide stress protein YaaA, with product MLMVISPAKTLDYESPLATESYTQPDFLDDACELIDQLKELEPHQVSNLMSISDKLGQLNAERFRTWHTPFTPENARQAVLAFKGDVYTGLDAESFSEEDFAFAQEHLRMLSGLYGILRPLDLMQPYRLEMGTRFENKRGKDLYAFWGNKITEEINRLLAEDDGVLVNLASNEYFKSVKKKDLDGRLVTPQFKDWKNGQYKMISFYAKKARGLMCRYAIQNRITQADDLKGFNLEGYYFSEDQSDKNNWVFLRDEQ from the coding sequence ATGTTGATGGTTATCTCCCCTGCCAAGACGTTGGACTACGAGAGCCCGCTGGCAACGGAAAGCTATACCCAGCCGGACTTCCTGGACGATGCCTGCGAACTGATTGACCAGCTCAAGGAACTGGAGCCACACCAGGTCAGCAACCTGATGAGCATCAGCGACAAGCTGGGCCAGCTCAACGCCGAGCGGTTCCGCACCTGGCACACGCCGTTCACCCCAGAAAATGCCCGGCAGGCCGTGCTGGCGTTCAAGGGTGACGTGTATACCGGACTGGACGCCGAGAGCTTCAGCGAGGAGGACTTTGCCTTCGCCCAGGAACACCTGCGCATGCTCTCCGGCTTGTATGGCATCCTGCGGCCGCTGGACCTGATGCAGCCCTACCGGCTGGAGATGGGCACCAGGTTCGAAAACAAACGTGGCAAGGATCTCTATGCCTTCTGGGGCAACAAGATCACCGAGGAGATCAATCGCCTGCTGGCCGAGGATGACGGCGTACTGGTGAACCTGGCGTCCAACGAATACTTCAAGAGTGTGAAGAAGAAAGATCTCGATGGCCGGCTGGTTACGCCCCAGTTCAAGGACTGGAAGAACGGCCAGTACAAGATGATCAGTTTCTACGCCAAGAAAGCCCGCGGCCTGATGTGCCGCTATGCAATCCAGAACCGCATCACCCAGGCCGACGACCTGAAGGGTTTCAACCTCGAAGGCTACTATTTCAGCGAAGACCAGTCCGACAAGAACAACTGGGTTTTCCTGCGCGACGAACAGTAA
- a CDS encoding TRZ/ATZ family hydrolase — MTAETITTAADIRINARWVIPIEPAGVILENHALILQGSRILALLPQDEADRDYRTRETIDLPDHVVMPGLINMHGHAAMSLFRGMADDLPLMTWLNDYIWPAEHQFIGEQFIADGTQLAMAEMLRTGTTTFSDMYFFPEIVAQAAHDVGMRAQVCFPLIDFPTAWGSGPEEYLRKGADLIEAWKDDEYITPAIGPHAPYTVSDGPLGDAVALSEATGARIQIHLHETAFEVTDAVEKFGQRPTARIEEKGLLGPDTQCVHMTQIDDSDIERLTTSGAHIIHCPESNLKLASGFCPVQKLMDHGINVAIGTDGAASNNDLDLFGELRSAAMVAKAVAGDAAALSAHQALAMATINGARALGREHDLGSLVPGKLADIIAIDLSDPFLQPVYDPASHLVYSNHARAVSHSWIHGVPQLQEGKLTRIDVADLMLRVNDWRDRIRQYQAQ; from the coding sequence ATGACGGCAGAAACCATCACCACCGCGGCCGATATCCGAATCAATGCCAGATGGGTGATTCCCATCGAACCCGCCGGCGTCATCCTGGAGAACCACGCCCTCATCCTTCAGGGCTCCCGAATCCTGGCCCTGCTCCCTCAGGACGAGGCGGACCGTGATTACCGGACCAGGGAAACCATTGATCTGCCCGATCACGTGGTCATGCCCGGCCTGATCAACATGCACGGCCACGCCGCCATGTCCCTGTTCCGGGGCATGGCCGACGACCTGCCCCTGATGACCTGGCTGAACGATTACATCTGGCCGGCAGAGCACCAGTTCATTGGCGAGCAATTCATCGCCGACGGCACCCAACTGGCCATGGCCGAGATGCTGCGGACAGGCACCACCACCTTCTCCGATATGTACTTCTTCCCGGAAATCGTGGCCCAGGCCGCCCACGATGTGGGCATGCGGGCGCAGGTGTGTTTCCCGCTGATCGACTTCCCCACGGCCTGGGGCTCGGGGCCAGAGGAGTACCTGCGAAAGGGGGCGGATCTGATCGAGGCCTGGAAGGACGACGAATACATCACGCCCGCCATCGGCCCCCACGCGCCTTACACTGTTTCCGACGGCCCCCTGGGCGACGCGGTGGCACTGTCGGAGGCCACTGGCGCCCGGATCCAGATTCATCTGCACGAGACCGCCTTTGAAGTGACTGATGCCGTCGAGAAATTCGGCCAGCGGCCGACAGCGCGCATCGAGGAGAAAGGCCTACTCGGACCGGACACCCAATGCGTGCATATGACCCAAATCGATGATTCCGACATCGAACGGCTGACCACCAGCGGGGCCCATATCATTCACTGCCCCGAATCCAATCTGAAGCTCGCCAGCGGTTTCTGCCCGGTGCAGAAGCTCATGGACCACGGCATCAATGTCGCCATCGGCACCGACGGCGCGGCCAGCAACAACGATCTGGACCTGTTCGGCGAACTCCGCAGCGCCGCCATGGTCGCCAAGGCTGTCGCCGGTGATGCCGCGGCCCTGTCCGCCCACCAGGCCCTGGCCATGGCCACCATCAATGGTGCACGGGCCCTCGGCCGCGAACACGATCTGGGCTCCCTGGTACCCGGCAAACTGGCGGACATCATTGCCATCGACCTCAGCGATCCGTTCCTGCAGCCGGTCTACGACCCGGCCTCCCATCTCGTTTACAGCAACCACGCCCGGGCAGTAAGCCATAGCTGGATTCACGGCGTACCTCAGTTACAGGAAGGCAAACTGACCCGGATCGATGTGGCCGACCTCATGCTAAGGGTCAATGACTGGCGTGACCGTATCCGGCAATATCAGGCCCAATAA
- a CDS encoding glutaredoxin family protein, whose product MELYFYTTSECHLCELAEALLVNTPMPEPIPVDVVDIAQSEELVERYGTRIPVLRRNDTGAELDWPFTRDQLLTFLQ is encoded by the coding sequence ATGGAACTTTACTTTTACACCACCTCCGAGTGCCACCTGTGCGAACTGGCGGAAGCCCTGCTGGTGAACACGCCGATGCCGGAACCGATTCCGGTGGACGTGGTGGACATTGCCCAGTCTGAAGAGCTGGTAGAGCGTTACGGTACCCGCATTCCGGTGCTGCGCCGTAACGACACCGGTGCGGAGCTGGACTGGCCGTTTACCAGGGACCAGTTACTGACCTTTCTGCAATGA
- a CDS encoding helix-turn-helix transcriptional regulator, translating into MTSRKEESKISQQNAREIRDMLLDALHAMKSMEKVEAIETSGAPEKAPEGLVDRIYQLTGSALRFGARATDTSLRFGRALINSQEQLRAMLIAGQSLKDIREVAGLTLTEMSEALNLKDKSVLEAIENGTSTLSFELILRLAALIARNDPIPFIMRTTRNYNPEVWKILNDWGVGRLPLQFEREREFINIFRRHDDARNLSDEGFRRVLEFTRQSFEMSLHFVEEQEQEVRRLKAHYEGKDDTSTK; encoded by the coding sequence ATGACCTCCAGGAAGGAAGAGTCGAAAATCAGCCAGCAGAATGCGAGGGAAATTCGCGACATGCTGCTGGACGCCCTCCACGCCATGAAATCCATGGAGAAAGTGGAGGCCATCGAGACCTCCGGCGCACCGGAAAAAGCCCCGGAGGGTCTGGTGGACCGGATCTACCAGCTTACCGGCTCTGCCCTTCGCTTCGGTGCCCGGGCCACCGATACCTCACTGCGATTCGGTCGCGCCCTGATCAACTCCCAGGAGCAGCTACGAGCCATGCTGATCGCCGGCCAGTCGCTGAAGGATATCCGGGAGGTGGCAGGGCTTACGCTGACTGAGATGAGCGAGGCGCTCAATCTCAAGGACAAATCGGTGCTCGAGGCCATCGAGAACGGCACGTCCACCCTCTCCTTCGAACTGATCCTGCGACTGGCGGCACTGATCGCCCGCAACGATCCTATTCCCTTTATCATGCGCACCACCCGGAACTACAACCCGGAAGTCTGGAAGATACTGAACGATTGGGGTGTGGGCAGACTGCCACTGCAGTTTGAACGGGAGCGGGAATTCATCAATATCTTCCGGCGCCACGATGACGCCCGGAACCTGTCCGATGAAGGCTTCCGGCGGGTACTGGAATTCACCCGCCAGAGCTTCGAGATGTCCCTGCACTTCGTGGAGGAACAGGAGCAGGAAGTCCGTAGACTGAAAGCCCACTACGAGGGCAAGGACGACACCTCAACCAAATAA
- a CDS encoding HAD family hydrolase has protein sequence MTTDPKPSVVLFDLDGTLIDTAPDFIRCLNQLREQHGLAPLPPEQIRRSVSNGARAMIRVGFGLESEHPDYTEKHTAFLDLYEAGVAVETTLFEGMDELLRSLEERDIPWGIVTNKPVRFAAPLVEALGLAQRCAAVVCPDHVAQRKPHPEALFLACTQIGAQPETAIYVGDHERDIEAGRNAGMRTIAVRYGYIEEPETVDLWQADLIANTVSDLAKLLQ, from the coding sequence GTGACGACTGATCCAAAGCCTTCCGTGGTGTTGTTCGATCTCGACGGCACCCTGATCGATACCGCGCCGGATTTCATCCGCTGCCTGAACCAGTTGCGGGAACAACACGGTCTCGCGCCACTGCCGCCGGAGCAGATCCGACGTTCCGTCTCCAACGGCGCCCGGGCCATGATACGGGTGGGCTTCGGCCTGGAATCGGAGCATCCGGATTACACCGAAAAGCACACCGCCTTCCTGGACCTCTACGAAGCCGGCGTCGCAGTCGAGACCACCCTGTTCGAGGGGATGGATGAACTCCTGCGGAGCCTCGAAGAGAGGGACATTCCCTGGGGCATTGTCACCAACAAGCCGGTGCGCTTTGCCGCTCCCCTGGTGGAAGCCCTGGGCCTGGCCCAACGCTGCGCCGCGGTGGTGTGTCCGGACCATGTAGCCCAGCGCAAACCCCATCCGGAAGCCCTGTTCCTGGCCTGTACGCAAATTGGAGCACAGCCGGAAACCGCCATTTACGTGGGCGACCATGAGCGGGATATCGAGGCTGGTCGTAATGCCGGTATGCGAACCATTGCCGTACGTTACGGTTACATCGAGGAGCCGGAAACGGTTGATTTATGGCAAGCCGACCTCATAGCCAATACCGTCAGCGATCTGGCAAAGCTGTTACAATAG